TTCAGCTGCGACACAAACAATATCCTGCACGACATTGAACACATCCCCGCGGGCGCGAATCCCGCAGACACAATCCGGAAAATATTGGCCATCATCCACggccagggccggtgctaggggtgtgcggagcCTGTTTCGCAcaattaagtgcatacttgatattcaAAAAAAGGTCGAGGGCTTCGTGTGCGGGGCTTAACGCGGTCACCTTACTCCCCCTTGATATGTTTGCAAAACCAAAGAAAGCCTACAAAACGTGTTTCATTACGAGGTTTCACTTTCTCTGCATTTATCTCTCCAACACTGCaacgtcacagaaaaaaaaagtgacattgaTGGTGTGGCATTTATGTGTGCAAGGAGTCCAAAGGTGTACACCACAAAATGGGGCACTGTAAACAATGAGAATTAAccgaggcaggctacaaacaCGGATGGCACAAACACATACCTACGCCTCCAACGCCCAAGGATCAATTAAATCAAATGACTCAGGAAATCAAGATGGTCTAGGTTAAGGGTCTTGgtgtcagcacctttttccggAGTTGTTTGATTTCACAAAATGGGGGCTTTTGTGTAAGGTTTTTTTCTGCAGAGAGTGCAAAATATGCAACCTTACAAGCTacaggatatatatatatatatacactatATAATGGAACTATATAATGGATGTATTTACACCATAAACTCCACATTTCTTGAAAATGGTCTACATATGCTGAACATGTTTTAGGATGATAGTGAAAATGTTGATCACATGTTGCAGTCAATCATGGTTCACTGCAGGTTCTAATCAAATGTTTTCTTACTTTCTTTTAGGATGACGGTGAAAACGTCGATCAGATGTTGCAGTCAATCATGCAAGCCAAGAACACCATAGACACCAAGCTGCAAGCGAGCAAGTTTGCACTTTTCTCCAATACAAAGCCGCTAGCAGCTGAAGACATTATTTAGTGAGTTAATGTTTGGTTATCTCCGTAATCATATCAAATGAGCAGTGATTTAATTGCGCTTGTTTTTACGCGACAGTGAGGAGCAGGCTGCTGAAGAGAAGCCAGCCGAGCGAGTTCGCCGGCCAGCATTTTCGGTCAGGCATGCGGAAGCCATATCAGGTGACTCTGGTCTGTCAGGATCCGATAGCGAAGATGACGCAGATGAACTCTGTGATGACTTAGACGCTGAGGGAAACCTTGAAGATAATGACAAGGACTCAGAGGTGAAATTATTTGTCATAAATGCTCCTATTCTACACACTGGTACCACAGTAAGGACTATCCTTGACTGATAGATTTTGTTAAATAGAGGGTCTGGATAACCAATGCATGCAAATGCATTGACTTCTAAAGGAGCCCGTTATGGgcaacctttcctttctttttctttagaaacataaccccccccccccctattatGGGCAgcaaaaatactttttttttatatggaGGGATGTTCTAGATTGGCTTTTGTTATTGTTTACGTAGATGGTCTAAGGTATAAACCAGAAATTTGTTCATACTGAATGCAGGATGAAGAAGAAGGGGAAGATGAGGAGACAGACACAGTACCAAAGAAAAAAGTTCGATTTCATGCTTCTGGTGGTGCAGATGTCTCCGAAAGTGAAGTGGACAAGCTGATCAATGGGAATGCCTTCCTTGAAGACACTACATCCGTTGctgacaatgatgatgatgatgatgatgatactgGTATGTCCTGGTTGCAATGAACAACATAGAGGGAAGCTAGAAGAATTGTAGGGTGTGCACAGTACACTAGTAAAGCTTCAAATCTGCTGAAGTTTTGTGTATGACATACTTCTTGCCTCATGTAGGTCGTGAAAAGTGGAGGCAGAACATGAAAGAAAGGGCAGCCCTGGAATACTTTGCTCGTTCACGAAAAGTAGGAAACCTGCAACACATGATCTATAATCAAGGTAAGTCTTACGACTTGTAAGCCAAAGGCTGTAAGGCTTGTAAGGCAAAGTAATCAGATGGAGTACAGTTGGGATCACATTCTAAAAACCCAAGGCTATATAACACAGAGGAACCAACAGTGGAAATATGCTGTAACCACTGAACTCACATTCACCAATTTCAGTTCATTGACAGTTTCATTGACGATAGTATATGAATTTTGGAAAGCTTCTTTCTGATGAGCAGAGTCGACAATATCTTTATTATAGACAGTAAACTAGGGGCCTGGGATATTTGTTGGGGCACACCAGACATGGCACATGAAATTTATGACATATTACTGTCAGTGTCTAGAACTTGCTCATGACATGCAGTGTAATGACTTACGCAGATGAAGTGCCCAAAGATATAAGTTTGAGAATGAACTTTTCTTTGGGTCTGTTTTCAATACGGACACTCAAAAAATTCTGAAAAATAGGAACAAACATTGAAGTTGTCTAACCCCATTCTAAAATTTCAGTTGAGGAATTTGAAGAACATTTGCCAGAAGACGACGAGTTGATAGGGGAGTTGTTCCGCAAAGCTCGCAAACAGGAGACTCACTTGGCACAGAAAAGGGCTTGCGATGGTGTGGACAGTTCTCGACATGTTGTCATCGACGATGATGCTTATGTAACAGACGATCAGGTTAGCGGTTTTTATCTGGTTTCATCGGTTTATTATGTGGAATGCACAGCCCCTATGtacactacaggttttcccggcgattttaatccatgtgccagctagattaatccacgtgccatgcaaactttatggggcatggattaatttagctggcacttggattaaaatcgccgggaaaacctgtagtaattTAGAAAACTTTGTTTGGGTGTCCCACATGTCTTTATCTAAGTGTGTCCTTAAACATACCTGGATAACCAGCAAACTCTCTATGTTTACTTCATCTCTGCTGCCTTTTTAAGCATATTGTTGTCTTGCACAGATAAAGGATGCCATCAAGGACTGTTTTGTAACTGGGAAGTGGGACGAATCTGAGGATGCAAAGACACTCTTAGAAAATGATGGTAAGCAATTTGTGCTGTTTTAGGTGGTGTGACAGTTTAAAGACAGTGTTCATTATAATCCCCTCTGGTACAGAAGAGCTGTACGATGACTTTGAAGACCTTGAAGCGAAAACAGACGATGTGCCAGAAAAGGAGGAATCGGACGAGGCAGAGTCACACGACGAAGCAACCGAAGGTATGACTGCTTAACGTGTGGTGCGGAATGGGATCTGCCACTAATATTTGCTTCTCAGAAGATGCAGAGGGCCGCTCAAAGAAGCTCAGTCGTGAGGATCATGAAAAGCAGGCGGAAGCCAAAAGGATGGAACGTAAACGAAAGCTGAAAGAAGCATTTGACTCGCAGTATGATAAAGAAGATGAGAAGACGTATTACGATGAGCTGAAAGAAGAGCTAGGCCAGCAGTCAAAGGCAAGAAATTGCATCAGTTAAAGAAGCATAATGAATGAGTAATGGCTGTTTTACAGCATCAGTTGTTTGCTATACTTGCTTCTTGCTCACACCATGGCCCCTTTGCAGTGAAACTAAAACTGAACCATGTTAGGGGTTGCTGTTTTGATTGGTTGGCATGTGCTCCTTGTTATTACGTTTGTAGCATGTTGCTTCATCTTGTTATGCTGTGTGTAGTTATAGTGATTGCATTAATTTAGAGTAAATTGAGGATATCGGAAATTTGCATTCCATTTTGATCACTGGAATGTGATCAGTACAGTGTCATAGGAAATATGATTTTCACGATATGCTTTTATGTACTAATTTCACATTCTAGCATTGAATAATATTGGTTTGCAGTCTGTCGGACATTTACTTTGATTGGTATTTTCATCAGTGCTATAGGCCAGTATATTTTATTTGTGCAAGTACTAGTGAGGTGTCCTTTTGGCTCTTAACTACAGGTTGTCGTTACTTCCGCAGATTAATCAATCGGAATTTGAGAGCCTAGATGACGAACATCGAGTACAGTTCGAAGGCTATCGCCCAGGACTGTATCTACGTGTGGAACTGCATAACATGCCATGTGAGCTTGTAACAAACTTTGATGGAACATATCCTGTTATCTTGGGTGGACTTCTGGCCGGGGAGAGCAGGCTGGGGTATTGTCAGGTATGTAGTGCAACATTATTGTCATGTGTGTCATAGTATTATTCTCATTAGCATGTGAAGATGTGTACACTGCACGTGTGATATGTATTGTTGCAGCTTGCACACAATCTAAGAAAAAGTGTGCATTGATCCATTAGTCTATGCAAGGCACTTACTTGTGGGGCAGGATGGGGCAGGGTAAAAGGGTGAAGATGGAGTCAGCCGTCAGTGACGGACCCCATGACCCTTGCTATCTGCCTAACTCGATAGATTCACAAATACGACAGTTGGAAAACACAGAGACATTTTACGGAACACTCGTggatgatacatacaatgaatgACCGAGAAGATAACCATTACCTAGCAGTTTGGGCATTTAAGGGCCGAATGAGGTAATACAAGGATCCAAATTCATATGCGATGACGTTAAGACAGATGATCATTAAACGTTTGTATTTGTTGCTACTCCGGCTGCCGCGCCTTCATTATTTCAAGGGTCTGGCGGAAGAAGACGTCTTGGAGTGGAGCCACGGCCCGTCCACCTTATCCTTCCACACTTGGTGACCCAGGACATTCCATTTTTCATTCCCACCTCACATACTGTAATAAGCTGAGTGTTGCGTTACCCTCCAGTCGTCTGACAGAGATCCAGTactcaagtttttttttttttttttcagtagtaATTTACCTGATAGCTTCGCTGATGTTCACAGTATTGGTTGCATGCAACATAGTTAGCACCTTGTTTTTGTGGTTGTTTTTTCTATTCCCAAACTTAGCGATGCTTAAGATCCATGCTTAAAATGGACACATAGGTAATGTCAGAGTTGGGCAAATGCTCTTGTGTTGCGTCCCACATAGTAAACGCTTCCGTCGAAGGTTGTAATATCagccttgaacagaccttcGCCTAAGGAGGGACAAAACATAACCCAAAAACGTGGCACCATACAGGGGAATATGGTACATACACAGCACACCAATATGGTGGTGTAAGAAGAAGGTGACAACACAACCATGCTCTTTGTTCATTGTGCCATGCAACTAGTAATGCATACCAACCAATATATGGTGTGACATGTATAATATGTTCTGTTTGGTACTACTTGAATACTTTGAGTGCCACTTGAATTTTTGAATCTTCTTGGCCACCTTTTGTCTTATATAACTTAAACTGGCATATAACATCAGGTACGGATGAAGAAGCACAGGTGGTACAGCAAGATCCTCAAGAGTAACGACCCCCTTATCATGTCTCTGGGTTGGAGGCGTTTCCAGACCATGCCTGTGTACTGCACTCAGGATCATAATGCTCGTAACCGCTTCCTCAAGTACACTCCACAACATTTGCACTGCCATGCCACATTCTGGGGTAAGGGGTCATTGAACATCTACAATGCAGCACAGTGCAGCATAGAGGAACTTGAAGGCTTGTAATCAGCTGTGTTCCTTTGCTAGGTCCAGTTACACCACAGGGCACAGGATTTGTGGCAGTGCAACAAGTTCATGAACAAACAGTGAGTTGCTTGGCACTATCTGTTCGACTAGCTTTTGGTGAAAGAACTGCGCTTATTTACTCTTGTATAGGACACACATTTTTTACTCAAAAGCATAGCACTGTTGAAGGGGGGGGAGTGTTCGGTATGTGGGAGGGGGGGAATTTGAACCCAACACTTAAGGTACACTTAACCCTGGAATTATTTCATGATATCTGCCCCGGAATCAAACGCTGCGGTCCTCCCACACCAATTCGTGGTTGAAAtttaaattcaaattcaaaatatTTTATATCAACACTTGCATCAAGAAACGCTTTAGATCATCACTCCGGTGCCAGGAACTCATTCTCATTGACTGCGAGCGGCTGTGCAATAGGAGTGGCCTTGTGAGTGTGATTCTTGAAACGATCAGGCCATGCTACTAAAGTCAAGGTGTGTTTAGGTAATGTGCAGGGAACAGAAAAGTACCAGAATTTTAGTGCTCAAGTTTGGTGTACGTCCATTATGCAAGTAGATGCGGTAGGGTAGTACAGAAAACTTAGTAGTCTGATACTCTAGCTTGTAAGTGAGCCTAAATAATCATTGCCTTGTCGCCAGGTTGCACAGTTATAACATGCACAAAACaaacattttcttttcttcagaCAGTGATGCTTTTTTCGTTTTGCAGGCCAACTTTCGCATTGCTGCCACCGGTGTTGTTCTTGACTTGGATAAGTCCACCCAGATAGTAAAGAAGCTGAAGCTAATCGGGAACCCATTCAAGATTTACAGAAAGACAGCCTTTATCAAGGTAACAAAGAGAAATGTAAATGTATAAGCTAATGTGTACAACTATTAACACCGGCACTGTATGCCTTTTAGCCTTGTTCCTGACTTGTCCATGTAATGCTTTATTTACCATGAGCGATAGTCCTAAATAACCTACTCATGCCACCTTAATGGTGATGGCtccttttaatttcttatttaTTATTCTGCATAATGGGTGAAAACCATTACAATAATTAAGCAATGgtgtgtgcaatgattggatGGCAGAATTATGAACCCTTGGTCATGTTCTTCCAGGGCCTGCATGCATTAATTGTGACACATCCGTTCCCTTTTATGTGTTACGTAGGTGTGTAGTCTAAATTTAGTATGTTGAAGTCTCAATTGGTTTCATTTTTATTTAGTTAGCTCATTAATTTATTCATATTTATTTAACATATATGTACTTGATTTGGAGCTGACTTAGGGTGACGGGGATATATGTAGTggtttaagaaaaaaaaactgaattctAACTGACTTGCCTACTAAGAAAGGACCAGAATGGTGTATACATCCACACCCTTTTAGAGTGTTATATATTGGAAATGTGGCTTCAGTACTGTGTTTTACTTACAGGACATGTTTACTAGTACCATTGAAGTGACTAAGTTTGAAGGTGCTGCTCTGAGAACAGTGAGTGGGATTCGGGGCCAGATCAAGAAAGCAGTAAAAGTGAGTACATTTAGACATACCAAATTGTTCTCTAGCTGGCAATGTAGTGATGCTTGTTGTATTACCTTTCAGGCTCCACCTGGTGCATTCAGAGCCACATTTGAAGACAAAATATTACTGAGCGGTGAGGCTCTCTCGCAATCATCTTTAAAGGCTTCCCTGTGTTCTTGCGAAGAGCAATGGGCTATGTGGATGGGTGTCCTGTTGTTACGTTGGTGTGCAGCTGGAAATACATAACTATCCTGCACCACTCATAGCAATAAAATATTATCCAGGGTGCaaagtagaggtgtgcgaatattcgagttatcgaattcgaatcgaatatcaatcactcgaagtattcgatTCGCTAATCCAATATCTAACATTTGGCTTTCCTAATAATTGATAATTCATCGAATATCAACGACACCACCCCGAAAGTGGGCATCACCTCATGCTttcctgcatgaggtgaagcctgcttcaCGAAATCGCTAGTCCTGCAGGACTAACACAACACAGGCAGACCGTTGTTGCTTTGCATGAGATAATGTTAACCCAAGTTAATTGTGTATACTTCTCCAAAGGGTGCGGTGTCCCTCCCACGTGCACTTGAGCAGTGCCGGCAGggaattttgatttgatgtctgggaggttgccttgaAAAAGTTGAGGCCCTTAGATAATGCCTGTAGCCCAGGAACAAAATGGGTGTGTTAAAGACATCCCTTACATTCAAAATTTCAGCAATGAAACGTCCATAGGTGAGACTCATGAACTTAAGCAAAGAAGCTAAAGGATGCttatggcaaagctgaggcaggacgccagtttgtttgtttcacaagtgacctgtgGATGTTCAGAAACTATCACAGCCTCATCTGCGTTACATGCCATTACATGGCATCAAATATTGGAATCAAGATAATTGCCCCAGTGAGTGTAGTCTCAGCTGAAAAGCTGGAAACACAATCATGTAAAATTGAAGAGTACATGCTTAATTCCCATTGAAGATTTAAAGGTCTCACTTGTATCAGTTAatggcagaaaaattacactaaagccatggacTACAAATTGCAAACTGTTAGTGCAAAACACACTTATTGTAAAATGTGCACGAATATTGATTCAGTATTCTGCATTTTTTCAATtcattcgatattcgattcgacttgaAATGTTCgaattcgcacacccctagtgcAGAGTCATAAATTTGGCAACTGTCCTTTAGCAGGCAACCACTAACTCCAAAGGCATTAAGTGGGATTCTCTTTCAGACCTGGTATTTTTGAGAGCATGGACTGAGGTAGAAGTGAAGCGCTTCTTTGTGACTGTGACTACGCTTCTTCTGTCCGGCGATGAAAAGATGAAATGGCAGGGAATGAAGACCGTGGGGCAGCTCAGGGCTGAACGAGGACTTCATGCACCTGTCCAGACAGATTCCATCTACAAGGTACAGTACTTGCAACTAACATTTGAAGCAAAGTTTTGTAATGTCAGATTCCGATAGCATGCCCTGCTCCACGTACGAGGTGACACTGCAAAGCGAATTGATTGTTTCTTTTGTAGAGGGCGGAAAGAAAAGAGTTCTACTTCAAGCCACTTGTGATTCCCAAAGAACTACAGAAGTCTTTGCCCTACAAGGACAAGCCCAAAGTGAAATCAGTAACTGAGGGAGGCAACGCAATGCAGAGAGTTGCTGTTGTGCTCGATGGGCAGGAAAAGGAGGTAAGAGAAGGAAATggaaagggaaaaaaggaaatagTTTGATTGCTAGTGCCTTCACCACTTGCAAAGATGTGCGGTTGACCTCTAATCGTTAGTTGCTATGTCGACAGTGCCCTAGCCTCTGTTGCTAAGAGTATAGTAGATTTCACTGATTATGTGACGGCAGTTTGTCCATTCTGAAGGACATACATTTTATGCAAAAACACGAAATGTGGAAACTCTGACAGGATGGCACACAaactcacaatttttttccacCTTCacattttttgtttctttttctgccCCTAAGGGCCAGTGCTGATTATAAAACTTCTTGTCAGAATACAGTGCTGGCATCATTTTTAGCAAATACATTGTACACAAAATTAGCTATTAGCAGAACAGACTGTATGTCATTTACTCTGAAATGATTGCAGTAACTATTGGACGTCTTCATTTGGTTTGAAAGCAAAAACCTTAAGTTTAGGTACACACTAACCACCCGTTTCCTTCGTCACAGAGGATAAACCTGGTGAATAAGATGAAGGTCATCTACGAGGACAAACACAAGAAGATAAAGGACAAGATGATCCAGAGGGTAAAGGAGCACCGCAAAGAGATGAAAAAATCTGAGATGAGACAGCTCAGGCGGCAGAAGGAACTCAAAAAGAGGATATGCTCAGTGCTGAGCAAGAtggacaagaagaagaaaccaagGTCTTGATCATCTACACTGTGCATAGGCCACCGTAATTTCACATTTTTAAAGCATCATGATGCGTAAGTGCATTGTACAGAAGGCCTGTTCTTTCAAAGCTGTGTCTTCATGGACATCAATGTAATTCTCTCTCTGCTGCTTGGTTCAGCTGCTTGTTGAGTACATGACATGTACTTTGTGACATGTACTACGTGCAAAAACATTCAAATGCCACAGCGTGCCAACCTTTGTCATCCTCATGCAGTTTTGTGCAGTACAGATCCCTTTCATGAGTGTATAATCGTGGTAGAAGTCTCTAAATGAGGAAGTCCCAGATGTTATGGCAGCGGTTGCGTTCCAAATACACAATGATAATTTGCAGACATATTCACCACATTTGAAGCAAAGCCATCTAATATCTTGGCACTGTACGGGGGGAAACGGGGGAAGATGTAGCGCTGCAGTTTGAGGTGTTCAAAACAAATGATGCTGCCACCAGAGCATTTCCTGCACTGGTATTACAAAAATATCAAGCACTGTACGAACGACACAaaataatgaaataaaatgaatgCTACAGTGGTATCCAGCATGTACAAAATTCTGATTTTCAATAGTGTGAACTCTTCAACAACTTACCTCTGCTAGTAATATGTC
This genomic stretch from Ornithodoros turicata isolate Travis chromosome 9, ASM3712646v1, whole genome shotgun sequence harbors:
- the LOC135368520 gene encoding ribosome biogenesis protein BMS1 homolog isoform X2; translation: MTPPSMDEPSKAKAHRAPRSGRKAEKKDKKPEQELTAKQRNPKAFAVQSIQKAERRFRRTQDIQEKRHHIPLVDRTPIEPPPYIVAIVGPPKVGKTTLIQCLIKNFTRQFVSTINGPITIVSGKKRRITLIECNNDINCMIDISKVADLVLLLVDASFGFEMETFEFLNICQVNGFPRIMGVLTHLDVFKNAKTLRQTKKQMKHRFWTEIYQGAKLFYLSGLIRGEYLKQEVHNLGRFISVMKFRPLQWRTTHPYLMIDRMEDVTDPELCRANPKCDRKVCFYGYSRGANFKNNNAIHIPGCGDFGIHDITILPDPCPLPDKEKRRSLNEKERLLYAPMSGVGGVVFDKDAVYIDLRGSHSHTEARQDDGENVDQMLQSIMQAKNTIDTKLQASKFALFSNTKPLAAEDIIYEEQAAEEKPAERVRRPAFSVRHAEAISGDSGLSGSDSEDDADELCDDLDAEGNLEDNDKDSEDEEEGEDEETDTVPKKKVRFHASGGADVSESEVDKLINGNAFLEDTTSVADNDDDDDDDTGREKWRQNMKERAALEYFARSRKVGNLQHMIYNQVEEFEEHLPEDDELIGELFRKARKQETHLAQKRACDGVDSSRHVVIDDDAYVTDDQIKDAIKDCFVTGKWDESEDAKTLLENDELYDDFEDLEAKTDDVPEKEESDEAESHDEATEEDAEGRSKKLSREDHEKQAEAKRMERKRKLKEAFDSQYDKEDEKTYYDELKEELGQQSKINQSEFESLDDEHRVQFEGYRPGLYLRVELHNMPCELVTNFDGTYPVILGGLLAGESRLGYCQVRMKKHRWYSKILKSNDPLIMSLGWRRFQTMPVYCTQDHNARNRFLKYTPQHLHCHATFWGPVTPQGTGFVAVQQVHEQTANFRIAATGVVLDLDKSTQIVKKLKLIGNPFKIYRKTAFIKDMFTSTIEVTKFEGAALRTVSGIRGQIKKAVKAPPGAFRATFEDKILLSDLVFLRAWTEVEVKRFFVTVTTLLLSGDEKMKWQGMKTVGQLRAERGLHAPVQTDSIYKRAERKEFYFKPLVIPKELQKSLPYKDKPKVKSVTEGGNAMQRVAVVLDGQEKERINLVNKMKVIYEDKHKKIKDKMIQRVKEHRKEMKKSEMRQLRRQKELKKRICSVLSKMDKKKKPRS
- the LOC135368520 gene encoding ribosome biogenesis protein BMS1 homolog isoform X1 — its product is MTPPSMDEPSKAKAHRAPRSGRKAEKKDKKPEQELTAKQRNPKAFAVQSIQKAERRFRRTQDIQEKRHHIPLVDRTPIEPPPYIVAIVGPPKVGKTTLIQCLIKNFTRQFVSTINGPITIVSGKKRRITLIECNNDINCMIDISKVADLVLLLVDASFGFEMETFEFLNICQVNGFPRIMGVLTHLDVFKNAKTLRQTKKQMKHRFWTEIYQGAKLFYLSGLIRGEYLKQEVHNLGRFISVMKFRPLQWRTTHPYLMIDRMEDVTDPELCRANPKCDRKVCFYGYSRGANFKNNNAIHIPGCGDFGIHDITILPDPCPLPDKEKRRSLNEKERLLYAPMSGVGGVVFDKDAVYIDLRGSHSHTEARQDDGENVDQMLQSIMQAKNTIDTKLQASKFALFSNTKPLAAEDIIYEEQAAEEKPAERVRRPAFSVRHAEAISGDSGLSGSDSEDDADELCDDLDAEGNLEDNDKDSEDEEEGEDEETDTVPKKKVRFHASGGADVSESEVDKLINGNAFLEDTTSVADNDDDDDDDTGREKWRQNMKERAALEYFARSRKVGNLQHMIYNQVEEFEEHLPEDDELIGELFRKARKQETHLAQKRACDGVDSSRHVVIDDDAYVTDDQIKDAIKDCFVTGKWDESEDAKTLLENDEELYDDFEDLEAKTDDVPEKEESDEAESHDEATEEDAEGRSKKLSREDHEKQAEAKRMERKRKLKEAFDSQYDKEDEKTYYDELKEELGQQSKINQSEFESLDDEHRVQFEGYRPGLYLRVELHNMPCELVTNFDGTYPVILGGLLAGESRLGYCQVRMKKHRWYSKILKSNDPLIMSLGWRRFQTMPVYCTQDHNARNRFLKYTPQHLHCHATFWGPVTPQGTGFVAVQQVHEQTANFRIAATGVVLDLDKSTQIVKKLKLIGNPFKIYRKTAFIKDMFTSTIEVTKFEGAALRTVSGIRGQIKKAVKAPPGAFRATFEDKILLSDLVFLRAWTEVEVKRFFVTVTTLLLSGDEKMKWQGMKTVGQLRAERGLHAPVQTDSIYKRAERKEFYFKPLVIPKELQKSLPYKDKPKVKSVTEGGNAMQRVAVVLDGQEKERINLVNKMKVIYEDKHKKIKDKMIQRVKEHRKEMKKSEMRQLRRQKELKKRICSVLSKMDKKKKPRS